In Oleiharenicola lentus, the following are encoded in one genomic region:
- a CDS encoding glycosyltransferase translates to MSRPALSFVVPLYHSADTITSVVRDIEALSVDGGHELILVNDGSRDRTAAVCRELLATARIPIIFVSHARNFGEHNAVLTGYRHARGEFVVNLDDDGQNPPAEALRLWQHAKANKLDVVYGHYADKRHSLWRNFGSWLTNRLTDWLLDKPRGFYLSSFRCVSGFVAGKVAEHQGPFPYVDGLILQVTQDIGAVEVRHAERAAGQSGYNLRRLLRLWVSTFVNFSIMPLRLATLLGLIMAAAGLFGLAVVFYLRLTGKGPDYGWGTLMGALLVFSGAQLVMLGLIGEYLGRMFLTVNNRPQSVVRSVESGGVK, encoded by the coding sequence ATGAGCCGTCCGGCCCTCAGCTTCGTCGTGCCGCTTTATCACAGCGCCGACACCATCACATCCGTAGTGCGCGACATCGAGGCCTTGTCCGTGGATGGCGGGCACGAGCTGATCCTGGTGAACGACGGCAGCCGTGACCGCACCGCCGCGGTGTGCCGCGAACTCCTCGCGACGGCGCGCATCCCGATCATCTTCGTCAGCCATGCGCGCAACTTCGGCGAACACAACGCCGTGCTCACCGGCTACCGGCACGCCCGCGGTGAGTTTGTCGTCAACCTCGACGACGACGGCCAGAATCCGCCAGCCGAGGCGCTGCGCCTCTGGCAGCATGCAAAGGCGAACAAACTCGACGTGGTTTACGGCCACTATGCCGACAAGCGGCACTCCCTCTGGCGCAACTTCGGGAGCTGGCTCACCAACCGGCTCACCGACTGGCTGCTCGACAAGCCGCGTGGTTTTTATCTCTCGAGCTTCCGCTGCGTGAGCGGGTTTGTGGCGGGCAAGGTAGCCGAGCATCAGGGACCTTTCCCGTATGTCGATGGCCTGATCCTGCAGGTCACGCAGGACATCGGCGCGGTCGAAGTGCGCCACGCTGAGCGCGCCGCGGGGCAAAGCGGCTACAACCTGCGGCGACTGCTGCGGCTCTGGGTCAGCACCTTCGTGAATTTCTCGATCATGCCGCTGCGACTCGCGACGCTGCTGGGGCTGATCATGGCCGCGGCGGGTCTGTTTGGACTCGCGGTGGTGTTCTATCTCCGGCTGACCGGCAAGGGGCCCGATTACGGCTGGGGCACGCTGATGGGTGCGCTCCTGGTATTCTCCGGTGCGCAGCTGGTGATGCTCGGACTGATCGGCGAATACCTCGGCCGGATGTTTCTCACCGTGAACAACCGCCCGCAGTCGGTGGTGCGTTCTGTGGAGAGCGGCGGCGTCAAATGA
- the rfbA gene encoding glucose-1-phosphate thymidylyltransferase RfbA has protein sequence MNRKGIILAGGSGTRLYPLTIAVSKQLMPVYDKPMIYYPLSVLMLAGIREILIISTPTDLPLFRKLLGDGANLGVKFSYAEQPSPDGLAQAFTIAGDIGFLTGNEPSALVLGDNLFYGSEFVKSVSDAGKRTTGSTIFGYHVANPTAYGVVEFAPDGRVLSLEEKPAQPKSNYAVPGLYFYDKDVVPMARSLKPSKRGELEITDLNRLYLEKGNLHVELFGRGTAWLDTGTHDSLVEAATFVHVLENRTGLKIACIEEIAYKAGWIDRAGLEANIKKLGKSSYGEYLKRLLA, from the coding sequence ATGAACCGCAAAGGCATCATCCTCGCCGGTGGCTCCGGCACGCGTCTCTACCCGCTGACCATCGCGGTCTCCAAGCAGCTCATGCCGGTTTACGACAAGCCGATGATCTACTACCCGCTGTCGGTGCTGATGCTCGCCGGTATCCGCGAGATCCTGATCATTTCCACGCCGACCGACCTGCCACTCTTCCGCAAGCTCCTTGGCGACGGCGCCAACCTCGGCGTGAAGTTCAGCTACGCCGAGCAACCGAGTCCCGACGGTCTCGCCCAGGCCTTCACCATCGCCGGCGACATCGGTTTCCTCACGGGCAACGAGCCCTCGGCTCTCGTGCTCGGCGACAACCTCTTCTACGGTTCCGAGTTCGTGAAATCCGTGAGCGACGCCGGCAAGCGCACCACCGGCTCCACGATCTTCGGCTACCATGTCGCCAACCCGACCGCCTACGGCGTCGTGGAGTTTGCGCCGGACGGCCGCGTGCTCTCCCTCGAGGAAAAGCCCGCCCAGCCCAAGTCGAACTACGCCGTCCCCGGCCTCTACTTCTACGACAAGGACGTCGTGCCGATGGCCCGCAGCCTGAAGCCCTCCAAGCGCGGCGAACTGGAGATCACCGACCTCAACCGTCTCTACCTCGAGAAGGGCAACCTGCACGTCGAGCTCTTCGGCCGCGGCACCGCCTGGCTCGACACCGGCACGCACGACTCGCTCGTCGAAGCCGCCACCTTCGTGCATGTGCTGGAAAACCGCACCGGCCTGAAGATCGCCTGCATCGAAGAGATCGCCTACAAGGCCGGCTGGATCGACCGCGCCGGCCTCGAGGCCAACATCAAGAAGCTCGGCAAGTCCTCCTACGGCGAATACCTCAAGCGCCTGCTGGCCTGA
- a CDS encoding glycosyltransferase family 2 protein yields the protein MKVSFIIPLYNGLPLTQAMLASLRATLPAGLPHEIILVDDGSTDGTREWLAGLDQPRVSQSNPSSSSACRVLLNERNRGFAVTCNRGATSATGEFLFFLNNDLVLLPGWLEPMLAALERLPRPGLVGNVQLQHATGNVDHAGIGFDPKGKPVHLTHRGWSAWRRCDAVTGACFAIRRALWSQLGGFDEGYMNGGEDVDLAFRAQEAGCTNGVALRSVVRHHVSASLGRKLRDEQNTRRLFRRWRVQIADRITRHCARDCLLASWDEPRDYPDPTLARHAALHWLGVLPQATHRLKQASLARLDYEEQRWAHLLDGAPLRPEREVSWQFYPPKPERKAVI from the coding sequence GTGAAGGTCTCGTTCATCATCCCGCTCTACAACGGCCTGCCCCTCACGCAGGCAATGCTGGCCAGCCTGCGGGCGACTTTGCCGGCCGGCCTCCCCCATGAAATCATTCTGGTGGACGACGGCAGCACCGACGGCACGCGCGAATGGTTGGCTGGTCTTGACCAGCCAAGGGTGAGCCAGTCGAACCCCTCCTCTTCATCTGCCTGTCGCGTGCTGCTGAACGAGCGTAACCGCGGCTTCGCCGTCACCTGCAACCGCGGCGCCACATCCGCCACCGGCGAGTTCCTGTTTTTCCTGAACAACGACCTCGTGCTCCTTCCCGGCTGGCTCGAACCCATGCTCGCGGCCCTCGAGCGCCTCCCTCGCCCCGGACTGGTCGGCAACGTTCAGCTCCAGCATGCCACCGGCAACGTGGACCATGCCGGCATCGGTTTCGACCCGAAGGGCAAGCCCGTGCATCTCACGCACCGCGGCTGGTCCGCGTGGCGAAGGTGCGACGCCGTCACGGGCGCCTGCTTTGCGATTCGTCGCGCACTCTGGTCGCAACTCGGCGGCTTTGACGAGGGCTACATGAACGGCGGCGAGGACGTCGATCTCGCGTTTCGCGCCCAGGAAGCCGGCTGCACCAACGGCGTGGCCCTGCGCAGCGTCGTGCGCCACCACGTGAGCGCCTCGCTCGGCCGGAAGTTGCGCGACGAACAAAACACCCGCCGGCTTTTCCGACGCTGGCGCGTGCAGATCGCGGACCGCATCACGCGGCACTGCGCCCGCGATTGCCTGCTCGCCTCCTGGGATGAACCCCGCGACTACCCCGATCCCACCCTCGCCCGCCATGCTGCCCTGCACTGGCTCGGTGTGCTGCCGCAAGCCACACACCGGCTGAAACAGGCCTCGCTGGCACGGCTGGATTACGAGGAGCAACGCTGGGCCCATCTCCTCGACGGCGCGCCCCTGAGGCCGGAACGCGAAGTCAGCTGGCAGTTTTATCCGCCCAAACCCGAGCGCAAGGCGGTCATTTGA
- a CDS encoding glycosyltransferase family 2 protein, with protein sequence MRTLRAMRLVAVSVVKNEADIIEAFVRHSLAWTDHHLIFDHDSTDGTREILQALQAEGLPVSLFRDDQPGHLQQARSNHLTRLAAQAHAADWILPLDADEFIDGPGRPELEAILKKTGAEQTVSLPLLDFCASDQDAPTELNPALRLRYCRHAPSVTRKIFVPRALALDPALSAGKGSHALYRGTEALPAQPLPDGWHLAHLALRSAQQQVLRVVRAELQRMSRGRAAAGLDVHYRLGYQLLAEEPELFLSTSITPASALRELPLAYRGGALKHTAPQDWSRVARSLLPYLEQLATSHGRLADETGFDISPPAPADLIIREIPAASASSRPAGSPVPAFSGFTALSGWGPAEGPVPEAFLPQFHWSYAPATVLAIETPVAGTGQLSADLLTYSDHQTVSIELNGVSLSQFAFPRTNQRERVSAALPLRVGRNELRLSYSQHLASPHDPRALAAIFLSLRVTPPNHP encoded by the coding sequence ATGCGCACACTGCGCGCCATGCGTCTGGTCGCCGTCTCCGTCGTCAAGAACGAGGCCGATATCATCGAGGCCTTCGTCCGCCATAGCCTGGCATGGACGGATCATCACCTGATTTTCGACCACGACAGCACAGACGGCACCCGGGAAATCCTGCAGGCCCTGCAAGCCGAGGGGCTACCCGTTTCCCTTTTTCGTGACGATCAGCCGGGGCATCTTCAGCAGGCCCGCAGCAACCACCTCACGCGCCTCGCCGCACAGGCCCACGCCGCCGATTGGATCCTGCCGCTCGACGCCGATGAGTTCATCGACGGTCCCGGCCGTCCCGAGCTGGAAGCGATCCTGAAAAAGACCGGCGCCGAGCAGACCGTCAGCCTGCCCCTGCTCGACTTTTGCGCCTCGGACCAGGATGCACCGACCGAGCTCAATCCCGCGCTGCGTCTGCGCTATTGCCGACACGCGCCATCGGTAACCCGGAAAATTTTCGTGCCCCGGGCGCTGGCCCTTGATCCGGCACTCTCCGCCGGCAAGGGCAGCCACGCGCTCTACCGCGGAACCGAGGCGCTGCCGGCCCAGCCGTTGCCCGACGGCTGGCATCTCGCCCATCTTGCGCTGCGGTCTGCCCAGCAGCAAGTGCTGCGGGTCGTGCGGGCCGAATTGCAGCGCATGAGCCGCGGGCGCGCTGCGGCCGGCTTGGATGTCCACTACCGCCTCGGTTACCAACTGCTCGCGGAGGAGCCGGAACTCTTTCTTTCGACATCAATCACTCCGGCCTCGGCCCTGCGGGAACTCCCGCTGGCCTACCGCGGCGGGGCGCTCAAGCACACCGCCCCACAGGACTGGTCCCGCGTGGCCCGGTCGCTGCTGCCCTATCTCGAACAGCTCGCCACGAGCCACGGCCGGCTCGCCGACGAAACGGGCTTCGACATCTCGCCTCCCGCTCCGGCCGACCTGATCATCCGCGAGATTCCTGCCGCAAGCGCTTCGTCGCGCCCAGCCGGCTCGCCCGTCCCGGCATTCTCCGGATTCACGGCGCTCTCCGGCTGGGGACCCGCCGAAGGCCCGGTGCCCGAGGCCTTCCTGCCGCAATTTCACTGGAGTTACGCGCCGGCCACCGTGTTGGCTATCGAAACACCAGTGGCCGGCACCGGACAACTCTCCGCCGACCTGCTGACCTACAGCGACCACCAGACCGTCAGCATCGAACTGAACGGCGTGAGCCTCAGCCAATTCGCTTTCCCGCGCACCAACCAGCGGGAGCGTGTCTCCGCCGCTCTGCCGCTGCGCGTCGGACGCAATGAGCTTCGCTTGAGCTACAGCCAGCACCTCGCCTCCCCGCACGATCCCCGCGCGCTGGCGGCGATTTTCCTGAGCCTGCGCGTGACCCCGCCCAATCACCCGTGA
- a CDS encoding glycosyltransferase family 4 protein — MSFRLRSKFTGLFHDEVVTDSFWIREEGRLSLPSLTGVAKLTIVGEVLPATGEPASRGDLGLWVKLDGSLMAAHPTLPEGPFRLTIPLGSKPPAPGHDLALTLRGVGFGNFLAWLGRLTGLGFLQAWRSQPRNRRLRIQRVEADSEILFDFSNRTAPWNAAFVRRFLRLGLNIAGFFKADLGVGESVRCMARAADAAGLPAAFINLKLNCINPQTDTTFASRLQDDNPHPVNVFHLDAPVSRDIDHYHGPAFRRGRYNIAYWAWELPEFPEAWVHHANYFDEIWTPSRFTTEAIAQKVPLPVLTMPHAIGFTRPQGDFRTKYGLPADKFLFLFLYDLNSYSERKNPAAVIEAFRRSGLAGRGAALVIKVHNVPRNPDDFTRLREAVASLPGTTLITQTLSRTEIYELESACDCFVSLHRAEGFGLAVAECMYLGKPVLSTDWSGTTDFVRAERACPVRASLVTLERNHGPYTKGQVWAEPDVDHAAWWMQQLHGEPALARRLGEAARVAIETELSPAAVGARYRRRLEAVAGW, encoded by the coding sequence ATGTCATTCCGCCTCCGTTCCAAGTTCACCGGTCTCTTTCACGACGAAGTTGTGACGGACTCGTTCTGGATTCGTGAGGAAGGCCGCCTGTCGCTGCCCTCGCTCACTGGCGTGGCGAAGCTGACCATCGTGGGCGAGGTGCTCCCCGCCACCGGCGAACCGGCTTCGCGCGGCGATCTCGGCCTGTGGGTGAAGCTCGATGGCTCGCTGATGGCAGCGCACCCGACGCTGCCCGAGGGGCCCTTTCGCCTGACCATCCCTCTCGGATCCAAACCGCCCGCGCCCGGCCATGACCTCGCGCTGACCCTGCGCGGCGTCGGCTTCGGCAATTTCCTTGCCTGGCTCGGACGGCTGACCGGCTTGGGCTTCCTGCAAGCCTGGCGCAGTCAGCCACGCAACCGCCGTCTGCGCATCCAGCGGGTCGAGGCCGACAGCGAGATCCTGTTCGACTTCTCCAACCGCACCGCGCCGTGGAACGCCGCCTTCGTGCGCCGGTTCCTCCGCCTCGGCCTGAACATCGCGGGCTTTTTCAAGGCCGACCTCGGCGTCGGCGAGTCCGTCCGCTGCATGGCCCGCGCGGCCGACGCCGCGGGCCTGCCCGCGGCCTTCATCAATCTTAAGCTGAACTGCATCAACCCGCAGACCGACACGACCTTCGCGTCGCGACTGCAGGACGACAATCCGCACCCGGTGAACGTGTTTCACCTCGATGCGCCCGTCTCCCGGGACATCGACCACTACCACGGCCCGGCCTTCCGGCGCGGACGCTACAACATCGCCTACTGGGCGTGGGAGCTGCCCGAGTTTCCCGAAGCCTGGGTGCATCACGCGAATTACTTCGACGAGATCTGGACACCCTCGCGCTTCACCACCGAGGCCATCGCGCAGAAGGTGCCGTTGCCGGTGCTCACCATGCCGCACGCCATCGGCTTCACCCGGCCACAGGGCGACTTCCGCACCAAATATGGCCTGCCGGCCGACAAGTTCCTTTTTCTCTTCCTCTACGATCTGAACTCCTACTCGGAGCGCAAGAATCCCGCCGCGGTCATCGAGGCCTTCCGTCGCTCCGGCCTGGCCGGGCGCGGCGCCGCGCTCGTGATCAAGGTCCACAACGTTCCGCGCAATCCCGATGACTTCACACGCCTCCGCGAGGCCGTGGCCTCGTTGCCGGGCACCACGCTCATCACGCAAACGCTGTCCCGCACCGAGATCTACGAGCTGGAATCCGCCTGTGACTGTTTCGTCTCGCTGCACCGCGCGGAAGGCTTCGGGCTGGCCGTGGCGGAGTGCATGTATCTGGGCAAACCGGTGCTTTCGACCGATTGGTCCGGCACCACGGACTTCGTCCGGGCGGAACGCGCCTGTCCCGTGCGCGCCTCCCTCGTCACGCTGGAGCGCAATCATGGGCCCTACACCAAGGGCCAGGTCTGGGCCGAGCCCGACGTGGATCACGCGGCGTGGTGGATGCAGCAGCTGCACGGTGAGCCGGCCCTCGCCCGCCGTTTGGGCGAGGCGGCGCGGGTCGCCATCGAAACGGAACTTTCCCCCGCCGCCGTCGGCGCGCGTTACCGGCGTCGTCTCGAAGCCGTGGCCGGCTGGTAA
- a CDS encoding sugar nucleotide-binding protein, with the protein MIYLLGGSGYVGSAYQALLQRKGLPFRNLRRADFDYTDQKALTELLRREKPEFLINAAGYTGKPNVDACELHKAVCLFGNGVLPGIIAQACTDAGVPWGHVSSGCIYTGSRADGTGFTETDTPNFSFRTNNCSFYSGTKALGEEVLADRKDVYIWRLRIPFNEIDNPRNYLTKLMRYNSLLEATNSISQLEEFVAATFACWEKRVPFGIYNVTNPGEVTTRQVVDLIKKTGVSNKNFQFFTDEAEFMRTAAKTPRSNCTMNSTKLASVGIKMTEVHEAVERDLRRWVKASS; encoded by the coding sequence ATGATTTATCTGCTCGGAGGTTCCGGTTACGTAGGGTCGGCTTACCAGGCGCTGCTGCAGCGCAAGGGATTGCCCTTCCGCAATCTGCGTCGAGCAGACTTCGACTACACCGACCAGAAGGCGCTGACTGAGTTGCTCCGCCGCGAGAAGCCGGAGTTCCTTATCAACGCCGCCGGCTACACCGGCAAACCCAACGTGGATGCCTGCGAACTGCACAAGGCCGTCTGCCTCTTCGGCAACGGCGTGCTCCCCGGTATCATCGCCCAGGCCTGCACTGACGCCGGCGTGCCCTGGGGCCATGTCTCCTCCGGCTGTATCTACACCGGATCGCGCGCCGACGGCACCGGCTTCACCGAGACCGACACGCCCAATTTTTCGTTCCGCACCAACAACTGCAGCTTCTACTCCGGCACCAAGGCCCTCGGCGAGGAAGTGCTCGCGGACCGCAAGGACGTCTACATCTGGCGCCTGCGCATTCCGTTCAACGAGATCGACAATCCGCGCAATTACCTGACGAAGCTGATGCGCTACAACAGCCTCCTCGAAGCCACGAACTCCATCTCGCAATTGGAGGAGTTCGTCGCGGCGACCTTTGCCTGCTGGGAAAAGCGCGTGCCCTTCGGCATCTACAACGTCACCAACCCCGGCGAGGTCACCACCCGCCAGGTCGTCGATCTCATCAAGAAGACCGGCGTCTCCAACAAGAACTTCCAGTTCTTCACCGACGAGGCCGAGTTCATGCGCACCGCCGCCAAGACGCCCCGCTCCAACTGCACGATGAACTCCACCAAGCTCGCCTCCGTCGGCATCAAGATGACCGAGGTGCACGAGGCCGTCGAACGCGACCTGCGCCGCTGGGTGAAAGCTTCCTCCTGA
- a CDS encoding glycosyltransferase family 2 protein, whose translation MSGSRSRPPIQPSLTLYSIVIPAHNEEESLPPTVRDLYAVLTREKVPHEIVVVDDGSKDGTWQVLQDLKKTIPTLAPVQNKGANGFGRAVIFGLNHMKGDACTIMMADASDSPDDAVKYWRLLNEGWDCAFGSRFVKGGKVIDYPRVKLWVNRLANFLVRVGFNIALNDTTNAFKAYRRTVIEGCRPFLSPHFNLTVEIPLKAIVRGYSWTVIPISWQNRKFGVAKLKIKEMGSRYFFICAYVWLEKYFSRGDYRKK comes from the coding sequence ATGTCCGGTTCGCGCTCCCGCCCGCCCATCCAGCCGTCACTCACGCTCTACTCGATCGTGATTCCCGCGCACAACGAGGAGGAATCCCTGCCTCCCACCGTGCGCGACCTCTACGCCGTGCTGACGCGGGAGAAGGTGCCCCACGAAATCGTGGTCGTGGACGACGGGAGCAAGGACGGCACCTGGCAGGTTCTGCAGGACCTGAAGAAAACCATCCCCACGCTCGCCCCGGTGCAGAACAAGGGCGCGAACGGCTTCGGCCGCGCCGTGATCTTCGGCCTCAACCACATGAAGGGCGACGCCTGCACCATCATGATGGCCGACGCCTCGGACTCGCCCGACGACGCCGTGAAATACTGGCGCCTGCTCAACGAGGGCTGGGACTGCGCCTTTGGCAGCCGCTTCGTGAAGGGTGGCAAGGTGATCGACTACCCGCGCGTGAAGCTGTGGGTCAACCGGCTGGCCAACTTCCTCGTGCGCGTGGGCTTCAATATCGCGCTCAACGACACCACCAACGCCTTCAAGGCCTACCGCCGCACCGTGATCGAGGGCTGCCGGCCGTTTCTCTCGCCGCACTTCAACCTGACTGTTGAGATTCCGCTGAAGGCCATCGTCCGCGGCTACTCCTGGACCGTGATCCCCATTTCCTGGCAAAACCGGAAATTCGGCGTGGCCAAACTCAAGATCAAGGAAATGGGCAGCCGCTACTTCTTCATCTGCGCCTATGTGTGGCTGGAGAAGTATTTCAGTCGCGGCGACTATCGTAAAAAGTAG
- a CDS encoding glycosyltransferase has translation MSARPILFDATHTSHTSAQTGIQRVCRTFFNELCATGPVTPVCYDPHLIGWRPLRKDETAVLRDQSGGAGKSRGAKWTLRQKLTGAGARWLGRKPTLPEAAGLICPELFSAKVGARLPELLVRTAGPRVAIFYDAIALKFPELTPAGTVARFPAYLRELLVFDGIAAISEDSAVALRDYWKWLGVAAVPPVHAIPLAIDRSLTEPHAAPTSSDVPRILCVCTIEGRKNHLALLEACESLWAGGLKFELQLIGMPRPDTAGAALARIASLQQAGRPVIFPGAVPEAELHAAYRGCAFTVYPSIIEGFGMPVLESLQHGKPCICSGRGALGESAHGGGCVPLDTVDAATLAAAVRRLLEHPADLAALADAARARWLKSWPDYAAEFTGWMQSLHRRS, from the coding sequence ATGAGCGCGCGACCGATCCTGTTCGACGCCACGCACACGAGCCACACGTCGGCGCAAACCGGCATTCAGCGCGTCTGCCGCACTTTCTTCAACGAACTCTGCGCCACCGGTCCGGTGACACCGGTTTGCTACGACCCGCACCTGATCGGCTGGCGCCCCTTGCGCAAGGACGAGACCGCCGTGCTGCGCGACCAGTCGGGCGGCGCCGGCAAATCGCGCGGCGCGAAATGGACGCTCCGGCAGAAACTCACGGGCGCCGGCGCCCGCTGGCTCGGACGCAAACCAACTCTGCCCGAGGCCGCGGGCCTGATCTGTCCCGAGCTTTTTTCCGCCAAGGTCGGCGCCCGCCTGCCCGAACTGCTGGTGCGAACGGCCGGCCCGCGCGTCGCCATCTTCTACGATGCGATCGCACTGAAATTTCCCGAACTCACTCCGGCGGGCACGGTCGCCCGCTTTCCCGCCTACCTGCGCGAGCTGCTCGTGTTCGACGGAATCGCCGCCATCTCCGAAGACTCCGCCGTCGCCCTGCGTGATTACTGGAAATGGCTCGGGGTGGCGGCAGTCCCGCCCGTGCATGCCATCCCGCTCGCCATTGACCGGTCGCTCACGGAGCCGCACGCGGCGCCCACCTCTTCTGATGTGCCCCGCATTCTCTGTGTCTGCACGATCGAGGGCCGCAAGAACCACCTGGCTCTGCTGGAAGCCTGCGAGTCGCTCTGGGCCGGGGGCTTGAAATTCGAGCTGCAGCTGATCGGCATGCCCAGGCCCGACACCGCGGGCGCGGCCCTTGCACGCATCGCTTCGCTGCAGCAGGCCGGCCGGCCGGTGATTTTCCCCGGCGCGGTGCCGGAGGCGGAACTGCACGCCGCCTACCGCGGCTGCGCGTTCACGGTTTATCCCTCGATCATCGAGGGCTTCGGCATGCCGGTGCTCGAGAGCCTGCAGCACGGCAAGCCCTGCATCTGCTCCGGCCGCGGCGCGCTCGGCGAATCCGCGCATGGCGGCGGCTGCGTGCCGCTGGATACCGTGGACGCCGCCACACTCGCCGCCGCCGTCCGGCGCCTGCTCGAACACCCGGCCGATCTCGCGGCCCTCGCGGACGCGGCCCGCGCACGCTGGCTCAAGTCGTGGCCCGATTACGCTGCCGAGTTCACGGGGTGGATGCAGTCGCTGCACCGCCGGAGCTAA
- the rfbB gene encoding dTDP-glucose 4,6-dehydratase, which translates to MKILVTGGAGFIGSNLVRLLVTTTEHSVLNVDALTYAGNKRSLSDLEGNPRYRFAQADICDAAAMGKLFADFQPDWVMHLAAESHVDRSIDGPGAFIQTNVVGTFTLLQAARGHFEKLTGPAKERFRFLHVSTDEVYGSLGATGLFTEETPYDPHSPYSASKASSDHLARAWADTFKLPVLVTNCSNNYGPYQFPEKLIPVVILKALRGDPIPVYGKGENIRDWLFVVDHAEALHTVIAKGRLGQTYNIGGNNERQNIDLVRLLCGLLDELCPRADGKKYADQITFVTDRPGHDLRYAIDASKIKRELGWTPKQDHTSGFRKTVQWYLDNEAWWKGILDGSYKLERLGKA; encoded by the coding sequence ATGAAAATCCTCGTCACCGGCGGCGCCGGCTTCATCGGCAGCAACCTCGTCCGCCTCCTCGTCACCACGACCGAGCACAGCGTGCTCAACGTGGACGCCCTCACCTACGCCGGCAACAAACGTTCGCTGAGCGATCTCGAGGGCAATCCCCGCTACCGTTTCGCGCAGGCCGACATCTGCGATGCCGCCGCCATGGGCAAGCTCTTCGCCGACTTCCAGCCCGACTGGGTCATGCACCTCGCCGCCGAAAGCCACGTGGACCGCTCCATCGACGGCCCCGGCGCCTTCATCCAGACCAATGTCGTCGGCACCTTCACGCTGCTGCAAGCCGCCCGCGGCCACTTTGAGAAACTCACCGGCCCGGCCAAGGAACGCTTCCGCTTCCTGCACGTCTCGACCGACGAGGTCTACGGCTCGCTTGGCGCCACCGGGCTCTTCACCGAGGAGACGCCCTACGACCCGCACTCGCCCTACTCCGCCAGCAAGGCCTCCTCCGACCACCTCGCCCGTGCCTGGGCCGACACCTTCAAGTTGCCCGTCCTCGTGACGAACTGCTCGAACAACTACGGTCCCTACCAGTTCCCCGAAAAGCTGATCCCCGTCGTCATCCTCAAGGCCCTGCGCGGCGACCCGATCCCGGTTTACGGCAAAGGCGAGAACATCCGCGACTGGCTCTTCGTCGTGGACCATGCCGAGGCCCTGCACACCGTCATCGCGAAGGGCCGCTTGGGACAGACCTACAACATCGGCGGCAACAACGAGCGGCAGAACATCGACCTCGTGCGCCTGCTCTGCGGCCTGCTCGACGAACTCTGCCCCCGCGCCGACGGCAAGAAATACGCCGACCAGATCACCTTCGTAACCGACCGCCCCGGCCACGACCTGCGCTACGCCATCGACGCCTCGAAGATCAAGCGCGAGCTCGGCTGGACGCCGAAGCAGGACCACACCTCCGGCTTCCGCAAGACCGTCCAGTGGTATCTGGATAACGAGGCCTGGTGGAAAGGCATCCTCGACGGCTCCTACAAACTCGAACGCCTGGGCAAGGCTTGA